One window of Acidobacteriota bacterium genomic DNA carries:
- a CDS encoding TlpA disulfide reductase family protein, protein MLIKEIAQKYGAKVKFVSENWGESKLADYYGITRYPVVFVDDLLIAQPDDFGWYGAKGKYTPWRDAANHAKFKNDLSKMIDLILSGHKAAAEKPAARLEALGPAALPTFTAHDMDGKQIDFAALNGKVLIVEFWATWCVPCRATLKWFNEIKQRYGERVELIAVAVESPEKEVRQMTATLNPMIHKVFVNDAIIKNFGDITSVPTMYVFDRTGKTANVFFGAPPDLHQKVTGLMNALLK, encoded by the coding sequence TTGCTGATTAAAGAGATCGCTCAGAAATACGGCGCAAAAGTGAAATTCGTCAGTGAAAATTGGGGGGAATCAAAACTTGCGGATTACTATGGTATCACCCGCTACCCTGTAGTTTTTGTCGATGACCTGCTCATTGCGCAACCGGATGATTTCGGCTGGTACGGGGCAAAAGGCAAATACACACCGTGGCGCGATGCCGCCAATCACGCGAAATTTAAAAACGACCTCAGCAAAATGATTGACCTGATTTTGAGCGGTCATAAAGCCGCAGCCGAAAAACCTGCCGCCCGCCTTGAAGCCCTGGGACCTGCCGCTTTGCCAACTTTTACTGCGCACGATATGGATGGAAAGCAAATTGACTTTGCGGCGCTCAACGGCAAAGTGCTCATCGTCGAATTCTGGGCAACCTGGTGTGTACCTTGTCGCGCGACGCTCAAATGGTTTAATGAAATCAAGCAGCGTTATGGTGAGCGCGTCGAACTCATCGCGGTTGCCGTTGAATCGCCTGAAAAAGAGGTGCGACAGATGACCGCAACCTTAAATCCGATGATTCATAAAGTGTTCGTGAATGACGCAATCATTAAAAATTTTGGCGACATTACCAGTGTGCCGACGATGTATGTTTTTGACCGCACCGGCAAAACTGCCAATGTCTTTTTCGGCGCGCCGCCCGATTTACATCAGAAGGTCACAGGGTTAATGAATGCGCTCCTCAAATAA
- a CDS encoding TonB-dependent receptor — protein sequence MRKALPFRKFCSVLLLLALALMPVSTSLAALQENTGRIQGTVKDSSGAVVANAKVTATSPTAVRPFETTTDSSGFYVFQRLPIGTYTITASQQGFKTVNKEQIVLELGKELSLEIELPTGQVSESVTVTATSEAIDVTSSKTATNISEKFIENTPKGTNFHSILQVAPGVRPEPKAGAAGVPGALGGVGGFQVDGASGSENVFVIDGVDVSNVRSGTLSAQNSLPFEFVKEVQVKSGGFEAEFGGATGGVVNVVTKSGSNDFHGEAGLELNSAALDASPRGYWRLNPTDVTQSSFFSPREDEFRTFFPAFSLGGPIVKDRLHFFTSYAPQLNRTERTIDHVSGGTRAYTQRIVQQFGLARLDYAPSQKLQVNSSFTWSPNKITGVLPGLASPAPFAGTVYGDPLISPPANNVAIGGGYVPASTYSAAVTYLPTSKLIITGRYGYNYFNAKGNSYGKSGLPFIQYGTNSTKQTNPAVPAEFVGNSGFTNVTTTFAILKDVTTRHNIYLDGAYVGRFLGQQHTLKGGYQLNRIANQVQDDFTNGFFQVFWGDAFNRGSIAGARGTYGYYIWQDGVRHDTGVNSRNQGFFIQDAWQVTPHITVNAGMRIENEFLPPYRKEVNGVPQNNPISFGWGDKVAPRLGVAWDVLGNGKWKLSASYGHFFDTMKLELARGSFGGDYWVSHVYRLDSPNLNLLGKANPGALGATITEFDNRLVEVDANGQIAGIDPAIKPYQQREFTVTSEHQLNENMIFSARYTRKRLIRAIEDIGILDAEENEKYTIGNPGEGLTDESIVTTLGVPLVPKAKREYDGVEFRLDGRRTTGFLRNLGYSASYTWSRLYGNYAGLANSDENGRSQPNVSRAFDLPFGNFDSHGQNVYGRLATDRPHTFKFFGNYTLNTGIGATTFSLTQLAYSGTPLTSQVTFIVPVYYNGRGDLGRTPALTQTDVLVAHTYGLTEHTKVKFDFNVLNVFNQAAVLNIGQQLNRNGNLNAFVSVADFYAHGFDAESLVNPANGASPARSAIYGLPTAYQGNRTVRLGFHFIF from the coding sequence ATGAGAAAAGCATTACCATTCCGCAAATTTTGCAGTGTTCTTTTGTTGCTGGCTCTGGCATTGATGCCGGTCAGCACATCGCTTGCTGCGCTACAGGAAAATACCGGACGCATTCAAGGAACCGTCAAAGACAGTTCCGGCGCAGTGGTCGCCAATGCCAAAGTGACAGCGACCAGTCCGACAGCCGTGCGTCCCTTTGAAACCACCACGGACAGCAGCGGCTTTTACGTTTTTCAAAGACTACCCATCGGCACCTATACCATCACTGCCAGTCAGCAAGGGTTCAAGACCGTCAACAAAGAGCAAATCGTTCTTGAACTCGGCAAAGAATTATCGCTCGAAATTGAACTACCCACCGGACAAGTTTCTGAAAGCGTGACGGTCACGGCAACCAGCGAAGCCATCGATGTGACCTCAAGCAAAACCGCGACCAACATCAGCGAAAAATTTATTGAGAATACGCCCAAAGGCACCAATTTCCATTCGATTTTACAGGTTGCGCCCGGTGTGCGCCCTGAACCGAAAGCCGGAGCCGCAGGCGTTCCCGGCGCGCTCGGCGGGGTCGGCGGGTTTCAAGTGGATGGCGCATCAGGTTCCGAAAATGTCTTTGTCATCGACGGGGTTGACGTGTCCAACGTTCGCAGTGGCACTTTGTCGGCGCAAAATTCGCTGCCGTTTGAATTCGTGAAAGAAGTCCAAGTGAAGAGCGGCGGCTTTGAAGCCGAATTTGGCGGCGCAACCGGCGGCGTGGTCAACGTCGTGACCAAGAGCGGCTCGAATGATTTTCATGGCGAAGCCGGTCTTGAACTCAACAGCGCCGCGCTTGATGCCAGCCCGCGCGGGTACTGGCGGTTGAATCCGACGGATGTGACGCAATCCAGTTTCTTTTCGCCAAGAGAAGATGAATTCCGCACCTTCTTCCCAGCATTCTCGTTGGGTGGTCCAATCGTTAAAGACCGCCTGCATTTCTTCACCAGCTATGCGCCGCAACTCAATCGCACAGAGCGCACCATTGACCATGTGTCGGGCGGCACACGCGCTTATACGCAACGCATCGTGCAGCAATTCGGATTGGCGAGACTTGATTATGCGCCATCGCAAAAATTGCAGGTCAACAGTTCGTTCACCTGGTCGCCCAACAAAATTACCGGTGTGCTTCCGGGACTCGCTTCGCCCGCGCCGTTTGCCGGAACGGTTTATGGTGACCCGTTAATCTCGCCGCCCGCAAACAATGTCGCAATCGGCGGCGGTTATGTGCCTGCATCAACTTACTCAGCGGCAGTCACCTATTTGCCGACCAGCAAACTCATCATCACCGGTCGCTACGGTTATAACTATTTCAATGCCAAAGGCAATTCTTATGGCAAATCGGGTCTGCCGTTTATTCAATACGGCACCAATTCCACCAAGCAGACCAACCCGGCGGTTCCGGCAGAATTTGTCGGCAACTCAGGGTTCACCAATGTGACCACGACGTTCGCCATTCTCAAAGACGTCACTACACGTCACAACATCTATCTCGACGGCGCCTATGTCGGACGTTTTCTCGGACAACAACACACCTTGAAAGGCGGTTATCAATTGAACCGCATTGCCAATCAGGTGCAGGACGATTTCACCAACGGCTTCTTCCAGGTCTTCTGGGGTGATGCGTTCAATCGCGGCAGCATCGCCGGGGCGCGTGGTACTTATGGCTACTACATCTGGCAAGATGGTGTGCGTCACGATACGGGCGTCAACAGCCGCAATCAAGGCTTCTTCATTCAGGATGCCTGGCAGGTGACTCCGCACATCACCGTCAATGCCGGTATGCGTATTGAAAATGAATTCCTGCCGCCGTATCGCAAAGAGGTCAACGGCGTTCCGCAAAACAATCCCATCAGCTTCGGCTGGGGCGATAAAGTTGCGCCGCGTCTTGGCGTGGCGTGGGATGTGTTAGGCAACGGCAAGTGGAAACTGAGCGCCAGCTATGGTCATTTCTTCGACACCATGAAACTGGAACTGGCGCGCGGTTCGTTCGGCGGCGATTACTGGGTCAGCCATGTCTATCGATTGGATAGTCCCAATCTGAATCTGCTCGGCAAAGCCAACCCCGGCGCGCTCGGCGCGACGATTACCGAATTCGACAATCGTCTGGTTGAAGTCGATGCCAACGGGCAGATTGCAGGCATTGACCCGGCAATCAAACCCTATCAACAGAGAGAATTCACCGTAACATCGGAACATCAGCTTAACGAAAACATGATTTTCTCGGCGCGTTACACCCGCAAGCGTTTGATTCGCGCCATCGAAGATATTGGTATTCTCGATGCCGAGGAAAATGAAAAATACACCATCGGCAACCCCGGCGAAGGCTTGACCGACGAAAGCATCGTTACCACGCTTGGTGTGCCGCTGGTTCCGAAAGCCAAACGCGAATATGATGGCGTCGAGTTTCGTCTGGATGGTCGTCGCACCACAGGCTTTTTGCGCAATCTCGGTTACTCGGCTTCTTACACCTGGAGCCGGCTCTACGGCAACTATGCGGGTCTGGCGAATTCGGATGAGAATGGTCGTTCACAACCCAACGTCAGCCGCGCCTTTGACCTGCCGTTCGGCAATTTCGATTCGCACGGTCAAAACGTGTACGGACGCCTGGCAACCGACCGCCCGCACACCTTCAAATTCTTCGGCAACTACACCCTCAATACCGGCATCGGCGCGACCACTTTCTCGCTGACGCAGTTGGCTTATAGTGGCACACCGCTTACGTCACAAGTGACCTTCATCGTGCCGGTCTATTACAACGGTCGCGGTGATTTGGGGCGCACACCTGCCTTGACGCAAACCGACGTTCTGGTGGCGCACACTTATGGACTGACGGAACACACCAAAGTGAAATTCGACTTCAACGTGTTGAACGTCTTCAATCAGGCAGCAGTGCTCAACATCGGGCAACAGTTGAATCGCAACGGTAATTTGAATGCCTTTGTCAGCGTCGCGGATTTCTATGCGCATGGCTTCGATGCCGAATCTCTGGTTAATCCCGCAAATGGCGCGTCGCCTGCGCGTAGCGCGATTTACGGATTGCCGACAGCTTATCAAGGAAACCGCACGGTGCGCCTGGGCTTCCATTTCATTTTCTAA
- a CDS encoding winged helix-turn-helix domain-containing protein — protein sequence MSLTNREAVLYAFDEFIVDPQNRLFKRNGQAVSLTTKAFELLLVLVEHNGQVLEKNDLLNRLWPETFVEEINLNVHISYLRKALGESAAHHQYIETLPKRGYRFSATVQAIPIHQESLTADVQPLLSPSNELLPTIAQVSAAQIQTGGDEPIEQPINQARHIQKLTKPHWWLEKKPLSIFAMVIFAAVIFIAFLYLKRRDFFPTSATPFQKISKQKLTAHGKNLLPTLAPDGEYVAYVLDDAGKQSLWVMQVETKSCVQVIAPTEVIYDSVTFSPDGKFLYFDTTDKQYQSALYQIPILGGTPRKILVDVDSHIAISPDGKQLAYVTSDLAKGRTALMVANADGSEPRVLMTRQKPELVSNWGGVAWSPDGKLIACVVRRMNLPACHMQVMIYHLADKQESPLGPNEWADVGQIAWLDDNSGILVSAFRQEEPLYGSQLWRIAYPKGEVIKLTDDLISYEGVSLANRSHRLVTSTMERVSRIWILNQGDSETAKQIISVMGDNRSELFGMSWTPDGQLVYGSHGGRNADIWMMNADGTNQRQLTFTDSQETAPVVSPDGRYIVYVAKGAGPPHLWRMDSNGENPIQLTDGKGEQDPAISPDGKWVVYNAFVGGVMALNKVSIDGSAVEQLTHEWSIRPQISSDGKHIAFIKMDASHKRMVVALMPFAGGEVSKTFNEMPIPEHLLLRWSPDGRALHYIKISDGVANIWSQPIDGGISTPITRFKCDSIFRFAWSRDGKTLALDRGVTISDVVLMNDTQEK from the coding sequence ATGTCCCTGACCAATCGCGAGGCTGTGCTGTATGCCTTCGATGAATTTATCGTTGACCCGCAAAATCGCCTGTTCAAGCGTAACGGTCAGGCGGTGTCGCTGACCACCAAAGCTTTTGAGTTGCTGCTCGTACTGGTTGAACATAACGGACAGGTATTGGAAAAAAATGACCTGCTCAATCGTTTGTGGCCGGAAACCTTTGTCGAAGAGATTAATCTCAATGTTCATATTTCCTATTTGAGAAAAGCTCTCGGTGAAAGCGCCGCGCATCATCAGTACATCGAAACCCTGCCGAAAAGAGGCTACCGGTTTTCAGCAACTGTTCAGGCAATCCCGATTCATCAGGAATCGCTCACGGCTGACGTTCAACCATTGTTGTCACCCTCGAATGAACTGCTGCCTACAATTGCGCAGGTAAGCGCGGCTCAGATTCAAACTGGTGGTGATGAGCCGATTGAACAGCCAATCAATCAAGCGCGCCACATTCAAAAACTGACTAAACCGCATTGGTGGTTAGAAAAAAAGCCTTTGAGCATTTTCGCGATGGTCATCTTCGCAGCGGTCATTTTCATCGCTTTTCTCTATCTGAAACGACGAGATTTTTTCCCGACATCTGCGACACCTTTTCAAAAAATCAGCAAACAAAAACTCACGGCGCATGGCAAAAATCTGTTGCCGACGCTTGCGCCTGATGGCGAATATGTCGCCTATGTGCTCGATGATGCGGGCAAACAATCGCTTTGGGTTATGCAGGTGGAAACCAAAAGTTGTGTGCAGGTCATCGCTCCGACAGAAGTTATTTACGATAGCGTGACTTTTTCGCCCGATGGCAAATTCCTCTACTTCGACACCACCGACAAACAGTATCAAAGCGCGCTTTATCAAATTCCCATACTTGGCGGCACGCCGAGAAAAATTCTCGTTGATGTCGATAGCCACATCGCCATTTCGCCTGACGGTAAACAACTCGCCTATGTCACCTCTGACCTTGCCAAAGGTCGAACCGCATTGATGGTGGCAAACGCCGATGGCAGCGAACCGCGCGTGTTGATGACGCGGCAGAAACCCGAACTGGTATCAAACTGGGGCGGCGTCGCCTGGTCGCCCGATGGTAAATTGATTGCTTGTGTCGTGCGCCGAATGAATTTGCCTGCCTGTCATATGCAGGTAATGATTTATCATTTAGCCGATAAGCAGGAATCGCCTCTGGGTCCGAACGAATGGGCAGACGTTGGACAAATCGCCTGGCTCGACGATAACAGCGGCATTCTGGTGAGCGCCTTTCGTCAGGAAGAACCGCTTTACGGTTCGCAACTCTGGCGCATTGCTTACCCGAAGGGTGAAGTCATCAAGCTCACGGACGATTTAATCAGCTATGAAGGCGTCAGCCTTGCAAATCGTTCGCATCGTCTGGTCACCTCAACGATGGAGCGGGTGTCGCGAATCTGGATACTCAATCAAGGCGATTCGGAAACTGCAAAGCAAATCATTTCGGTAATGGGCGATAATCGCAGCGAATTGTTTGGGATGAGTTGGACGCCTGACGGACAATTGGTTTACGGTTCGCACGGCGGCAGAAACGCCGACATTTGGATGATGAATGCCGACGGCACTAATCAACGCCAATTAACTTTCACCGATAGTCAGGAAACCGCACCGGTGGTTTCTCCCGATGGACGTTATATCGTTTATGTTGCCAAAGGCGCAGGTCCACCGCACCTTTGGCGCATGGACAGCAACGGCGAAAACCCTATCCAATTAACTGATGGCAAAGGCGAACAAGACCCCGCGATTTCACCCGATGGCAAATGGGTTGTGTATAACGCTTTCGTTGGCGGGGTGATGGCTTTAAATAAGGTTTCCATTGATGGCAGCGCCGTTGAACAACTCACCCACGAATGGTCGATTCGTCCGCAGATTTCCTCTGACGGCAAACACATCGCATTTATTAAAATGGATGCGTCGCACAAGCGTATGGTGGTGGCGTTGATGCCGTTTGCGGGCGGCGAAGTCAGCAAAACTTTTAATGAAATGCCGATACCCGAACATCTGCTGTTGCGCTGGTCGCCCGATGGTCGCGCTTTGCATTACATCAAAATCAGTGACGGTGTGGCGAATATCTGGAGCCAACCGATTGATGGCGGAATTTCAACACCGATTACCCGTTTCAAGTGCGACAGTATTTTTCGCTTTGCCTGGTCACGCGATGGAAAAACCCTGGCGCTCGATAGAGGCGTTACCATCAGTGATGTCGTGTTAATGAATGACACGCAGGAAAAATGA
- a CDS encoding L-threonylcarbamoyladenylate synthase, translated as MSITHLLKINVAHPQEEMIEQAATIIRGGGLVAFPTETVYGLGADALNETAVQKIFQAKGRPADNPLIVHVSSREMLSRVATDVSEKAEQLIKKFWPGPLTLVLKKCAEVAPTVSCNLPTIAARMPANPIALALIKKADTPIAAPSANRSGRPSPTTAAHVLEDLDGRIEMILDGGATHIGIESTVIDMTGSVPMILRPGWITREAIADVIGDVEQAVSEDELKRSPGTRYRHYSPRARVVLIEQATADELKNRCEELLQQGRVGLLHHTPLAITDANLFAVQLTDSAEDYARRIYAALRDLDERQPQVILIEGISEAGEGAAVMDRLRRAASEIMN; from the coding sequence ATGTCCATAACCCATTTGTTAAAAATCAATGTCGCGCATCCACAGGAAGAAATGATTGAGCAGGCGGCGACGATCATTCGTGGGGGAGGATTGGTGGCTTTCCCGACCGAAACGGTTTATGGACTTGGCGCAGATGCGTTGAATGAAACCGCCGTGCAAAAAATATTTCAAGCCAAGGGTCGCCCCGCCGACAACCCGCTCATCGTCCATGTCAGTTCACGAGAAATGCTTTCGCGTGTGGCAACCGATGTCAGTGAAAAGGCTGAGCAGTTAATAAAAAAGTTCTGGCCCGGCCCGCTCACCCTGGTTTTGAAAAAATGCGCTGAGGTTGCGCCGACGGTCTCTTGCAACTTGCCAACGATTGCTGCGCGAATGCCCGCCAACCCCATTGCCCTGGCATTGATTAAAAAAGCCGACACCCCCATTGCCGCGCCAAGCGCCAACCGTTCGGGAAGACCAAGCCCGACCACTGCGGCGCACGTTCTCGAAGATTTAGACGGACGCATCGAGATGATTTTGGATGGCGGCGCAACCCATATCGGCATCGAATCAACGGTGATTGATATGACAGGCAGTGTGCCGATGATTTTGCGCCCCGGTTGGATTACCCGCGAAGCGATTGCCGACGTCATTGGCGACGTTGAACAAGCGGTGTCCGAAGACGAACTCAAACGCTCGCCCGGCACGCGCTATCGTCACTACAGCCCGCGCGCCCGCGTGGTGTTAATTGAACAGGCAACCGCAGATGAATTGAAAAATCGTTGTGAAGAATTATTGCAGCAAGGTCGGGTCGGCTTGCTGCATCACACCCCGCTTGCAATCACCGACGCAAATTTATTTGCGGTTCAACTCACGGACAGCGCCGAAGATTATGCGCGAAGAATTTATGCGGCGCTCAGAGACCTCGATGAACGTCAACCGCAGGTCATTCTTATCGAAGGCATCAGCGAAGCGGGCGAAGGCGCTGCGGTCATGGACAGACTGCGCCGCGCCGCTTCGGAAATCATGAACTGA
- a CDS encoding tetratricopeptide repeat protein, whose amino-acid sequence MLILILFFSFLVNPFALQSEARFALRGYVRTASGQALGNVRVSLLDENRQTLKTIFSDSTGKYEFRTISRGVYFLRVDMMNTNYENVEQRIELVPLSVTRSEEPVMIDLTVKPKKNAAQGAPPAINFSQSVPDAAQKEYKRGMDNLRARLVEQGVVALKKAIEIFPDYYDALEQLGNFYVEQRDYQNAQPLLLRAVEVNRDGWRAHYGLGIAQFNLHQREQAVNSLRRAVELNAGSVNAYMWLGIVLAQQSDTRMDAIQAFERVVQMAKDDVPDAYFYLGSLYSRNNQYKEAADALEHFLRIAPQVNDKEKIKKLIEQLRQKAKS is encoded by the coding sequence ATGCTCATACTCATTCTATTTTTCAGTTTTCTCGTAAACCCTTTTGCTTTGCAATCCGAAGCCCGCTTTGCTTTGAGAGGTTATGTGAGAACCGCTTCCGGGCAGGCACTCGGCAACGTTCGTGTCTCTCTGCTTGATGAAAACCGTCAAACGCTTAAAACCATTTTTTCCGACAGCACCGGCAAATACGAATTTCGCACGATTAGTAGAGGCGTCTATTTTCTGCGTGTCGATATGATGAACACCAATTATGAAAATGTCGAACAACGCATCGAACTTGTGCCGCTGTCGGTTACGCGAAGCGAAGAACCGGTGATGATTGACCTCACCGTCAAGCCGAAAAAAAACGCTGCCCAGGGTGCGCCACCGGCAATTAATTTTTCTCAATCGGTTCCCGATGCCGCGCAAAAAGAGTACAAACGCGGGATGGATAATTTGAGAGCCAGGCTCGTCGAACAGGGCGTCGTTGCTTTGAAAAAAGCCATTGAGATTTTCCCGGATTATTACGACGCGCTTGAACAACTGGGCAACTTTTATGTTGAACAGCGCGATTATCAAAACGCGCAGCCGTTATTGCTTCGGGCTGTCGAAGTGAATAGAGACGGTTGGCGGGCGCATTATGGACTCGGCATCGCGCAGTTCAATTTGCATCAACGCGAGCAGGCAGTGAATTCATTGCGGCGGGCGGTTGAATTGAATGCCGGTTCAGTAAACGCTTATATGTGGTTGGGCATTGTGCTCGCGCAACAAAGCGACACGCGAATGGACGCGATTCAGGCTTTTGAACGGGTCGTGCAGATGGCGAAAGACGACGTGCCGGATGCCTATTTTTATCTGGGTTCGCTTTACAGTCGCAACAATCAATACAAAGAAGCCGCCGATGCGCTCGAACATTTTTTACGCATCGCGCCACAGGTGAACGATAAAGAGAAAATCAAAAAACTCATCGAACAACTCAGACAGAAAGCTAAATCGTAG
- a CDS encoding M1 family aminopeptidase — MKKLVLILLLLVYALVDGSAQTPQAKKIINNMSRYNLFIGILPTARQIEVKGTWELPALKAATDTIEFYLSPKMQNLKVNFQKPEISASSFSLTGKDAGGDTRWTIKLNHPIPSGQTVSLDFSYVSEPAPAPQFNISPEGSFAGGGGELWYPQAAFSNREIGTLHFSAPMGETVIANGILKSAKDQQAKGEFIFQVSKPSKFAFACGKYTVLSHAGKIPFALYLLHPRENSQKIFDGCAKALNFLTSFFGEFPYQTFSLVEVDFRSAVSGTSEYGFIFADDSQFDKDVNLAYWAHEFGHQWWGNLIKAAPKTPGQTMLTEGLAQFGALLAIENIEGEKAAEQFRRYGYQGYNKNQSAAGYFDLIAKGTDLPLAAHIPQNQDEILLMHRLANSKGFIVLDMLSRLLGRKNLADSLRKFLLQNADGMASWKDLQTAIESTSKRNLHWFFEQWLERTGVPTWELTWQPDARSVRGIITQTEPYYRVMVEIVIKGDGRQQLAREVEFRGARTEFRIPVNFQAREVSVDPRFLILHRNKEFRSLKMARTNEH; from the coding sequence ATGAAAAAGCTTGTTTTGATTCTACTTTTGTTGGTTTATGCATTGGTTGATGGTTCCGCTCAAACACCACAGGCAAAAAAAATCATCAACAATATGTCAAGGTACAATCTGTTCATTGGCATTTTACCAACCGCGCGTCAAATAGAAGTCAAGGGAACGTGGGAACTTCCCGCGCTCAAAGCCGCGACCGACACCATCGAATTTTATCTTTCTCCAAAAATGCAAAACCTGAAGGTCAATTTTCAAAAGCCGGAAATATCCGCTTCCTCTTTTTCGCTCACCGGCAAAGACGCCGGAGGAGATACCAGGTGGACTATCAAACTCAATCACCCTATACCGTCGGGGCAAACCGTCTCGCTTGATTTTTCTTATGTTTCGGAACCTGCGCCAGCGCCGCAATTCAACATCAGCCCCGAAGGGTCGTTTGCGGGCGGCGGCGGCGAGTTGTGGTATCCGCAAGCTGCTTTCAGCAATCGGGAAATCGGCACTTTGCATTTTTCAGCGCCGATGGGCGAGACGGTAATTGCCAACGGCATTCTGAAAAGCGCCAAAGACCAACAGGCAAAAGGCGAATTTATTTTCCAGGTAAGCAAGCCGTCGAAGTTCGCTTTTGCATGCGGGAAATACACGGTTCTCAGTCACGCGGGCAAAATCCCTTTCGCATTGTACCTGCTGCATCCCAGAGAAAATTCGCAAAAGATATTCGATGGTTGCGCGAAAGCTTTAAATTTTCTCACTTCGTTTTTTGGAGAATTTCCCTATCAAACTTTTTCATTGGTCGAAGTTGATTTTCGCTCGGCGGTTTCAGGAACCAGCGAATACGGATTTATTTTTGCCGATGACTCACAGTTCGACAAAGATGTTAATCTGGCTTATTGGGCGCATGAATTCGGGCATCAGTGGTGGGGCAATTTGATAAAGGCTGCGCCGAAAACGCCTGGACAAACGATGCTCACCGAAGGGCTGGCGCAATTCGGCGCGCTGCTTGCCATAGAAAATATTGAAGGCGAGAAAGCCGCCGAGCAATTTCGCCGATATGGTTATCAAGGCTACAACAAAAATCAATCCGCCGCCGGATATTTTGACCTCATCGCGAAAGGCACGGATTTGCCTCTCGCAGCGCACATCCCTCAAAATCAGGACGAGATTTTATTGATGCACCGATTGGCAAACTCGAAAGGGTTCATCGTATTGGATATGCTTTCGCGTTTATTGGGAAGAAAAAACCTCGCTGACAGCTTGAGAAAATTTCTGCTGCAAAACGCCGATGGCATGGCTTCCTGGAAAGATTTACAGACAGCCATTGAATCAACCTCAAAGCGAAACCTTCATTGGTTTTTCGAGCAATGGTTGGAACGCACAGGCGTACCGACATGGGAGTTGACCTGGCAACCGGACGCTCGTTCGGTGCGCGGCATCATCACCCAGACAGAGCCTTATTATCGGGTCATGGTTGAAATCGTCATTAAAGGCGATGGCAGACAACAACTCGCGCGAGAAGTTGAGTTTCGCGGCGCGCGAACCGAATTTCGCATACCGGTGAATTTTCAGGCGCGCGAGGTAAGCGTTGACCCGCGTTTTTTAATCCTGCATCGCAATAAGGAATTTCGCAGTTTGAAAATGGCAAGAACGAATGAGCACTAA
- a CDS encoding GNAT family N-acetyltransferase codes for MAIIIREAQTNERDELIPLLLQAEPSESALRWSLDNLSDTIYRMDEDDKLVGAATMRWRKAPVEIIELAIAGNHHGQGLGRQMIDYLIAEARHRGKAQLFVGTANSGIGNIVFYQKCGFRMDSVRKDYFWYHASPVFENGIRTRDLLVFRYDLAE; via the coding sequence ATGGCAATCATCATTCGAGAAGCACAAACGAACGAACGCGATGAATTAATTCCTTTACTGTTGCAGGCAGAACCGTCTGAAAGCGCTTTGCGTTGGAGCCTGGACAATTTGAGCGACACCATTTACCGCATGGATGAAGATGATAAACTTGTCGGCGCAGCAACGATGCGATGGCGCAAAGCGCCTGTCGAAATCATTGAACTGGCGATTGCCGGAAACCATCACGGGCAGGGACTCGGAAGACAAATGATTGATTATCTCATTGCCGAAGCTCGCCATCGTGGCAAAGCGCAACTTTTTGTCGGCACCGCCAATTCCGGCATCGGCAATATTGTCTTCTATCAGAAATGTGGCTTTCGTATGGACAGCGTGCGCAAAGATTATTTCTGGTATCACGCTTCGCCGGTATTTGAAAACGGTATCCGCACACGCGATTTACTGGTCTTTCGTTATGACCTCGCAGAATAA